One window from the genome of Pseudomonadota bacterium encodes:
- a CDS encoding electron transfer flavoprotein-ubiquinone oxidoreductase, with amino-acid sequence MEYDVVIVGAGPSGLAAAIRLKQLAAEKGAEISVCILEKASAVGDHLLSGATIETRALDELIPDWAEKGAPLKTAVTAEKFLYLTEKGSLPLPVPPQMKPPKGKKNYIISLGELGRWLAEQAEELGVEIYPGFAAAELLYHDDGSVKGVATGDMGIGKDGVRKDSYEQGMELHARQTVFAEGCRGSLTKILFEQFGLRKDCDPQSYGIGIKEVWEIQPEKHQAGLAMHTVGWPLDSRTYGGSWMYHFEGNHVSVGFVIGLDYENPHLSPYDEMQRFKHHPAIAKVLEGGKRIEYGARALSEGGWQSIPKLSFPGGLLIGDTAGFLNVPKIKGTHTAMKSGMVAAEAVFAHLTADEAPQQNECTGYAELLKQSWVMEELYKVRNIRPGFHKGFIMGMLRAAWETLTGGKFSGTLPYNHGDHETLKKADEAPKIAYPKPDGVLSFDKMSSVFLSGTTHAEDQPAHLKLADDSVPVAVNLKLYDAPEQRYCPAGVYEIIRDAEGNNPQLQINAQNCVHCKTCDIKDPTQNINWVPPEGGGGPKYANM; translated from the coding sequence ATGGAATATGATGTGGTGATTGTCGGGGCGGGACCGTCCGGACTTGCCGCCGCCATCCGTTTGAAACAGCTTGCGGCGGAAAAGGGAGCGGAAATCAGCGTTTGTATCCTTGAAAAAGCCTCTGCCGTCGGTGACCATCTGTTATCGGGCGCAACAATTGAAACCCGCGCATTGGATGAACTGATTCCCGACTGGGCGGAAAAAGGCGCACCTTTAAAAACCGCTGTGACGGCGGAGAAATTCCTGTATCTGACGGAGAAAGGCAGCCTGCCGCTGCCGGTGCCGCCGCAGATGAAACCGCCGAAAGGGAAGAAAAACTATATTATATCGCTGGGGGAACTCGGGCGCTGGCTGGCGGAACAGGCTGAAGAGCTGGGCGTGGAAATCTATCCCGGTTTTGCCGCCGCCGAACTGCTGTACCATGATGACGGCAGCGTCAAAGGGGTGGCAACAGGCGATATGGGGATCGGCAAAGACGGCGTACGGAAAGACAGTTACGAACAAGGCATGGAACTGCATGCGCGGCAGACGGTTTTTGCCGAAGGCTGCCGCGGATCGCTGACGAAAATTTTATTTGAGCAATTCGGGCTGCGTAAGGATTGTGATCCGCAAAGCTACGGTATCGGCATTAAGGAAGTCTGGGAAATCCAGCCGGAAAAACATCAGGCAGGTCTGGCGATGCATACGGTCGGCTGGCCGCTGGACAGCCGCACTTATGGCGGATCATGGATGTATCATTTTGAAGGGAATCATGTCTCGGTCGGTTTTGTCATCGGGCTTGATTACGAGAACCCGCATTTGTCGCCCTATGATGAAATGCAGCGTTTTAAACATCATCCTGCCATTGCCAAAGTTCTGGAAGGTGGTAAGCGCATTGAATACGGTGCACGTGCTTTGTCCGAAGGCGGCTGGCAATCGATCCCGAAATTGAGTTTCCCCGGCGGTTTATTGATCGGTGATACGGCGGGTTTTCTGAATGTACCGAAAATCAAAGGTACGCATACGGCGATGAAATCAGGCATGGTTGCGGCGGAAGCGGTTTTTGCGCATCTGACGGCGGATGAAGCGCCGCAGCAGAATGAATGTACGGGTTATGCGGAATTGCTGAAACAAAGCTGGGTGATGGAAGAGCTGTATAAGGTGCGCAATATCCGCCCCGGCTTTCACAAGGGTTTTATCATGGGCATGCTGCGCGCGGCATGGGAAACCCTGACAGGCGGTAAATTTTCCGGTACATTGCCTTATAATCACGGCGACCACGAGACATTGAAAAAAGCTGATGAGGCACCGAAAATCGCTTATCCGAAACCTGACGGTGTACTGAGCTTTGACAAAATGTCCTCGGTCTTTCTGTCCGGCACAACGCATGCGGAAGACCAGCCCGCGCATTTGAAACTGGCGGATGACAGTGTGCCTGTTGCGGTAAATTTGAAACTTTATGATGCGCCCGAACAGCGTTACTGTCCGGCGGGTGTGTACGAGATTATCCGCGATGCGGAGGGCAATAATCCGCAGCTGCAGATCAATGCGCAGAACTGCGTGCATTGCAAGACCTGCGATATCAAAGACCCGACACAGAATATCAACTGGGTCCCGCCCGAAGGCGGCGGCGGCCCGAAATATGCCAATATGTAA
- a CDS encoding diguanylate cyclase → MRILIIDRDPLSIKLMSSKLGQAGHEVVCDDSKQRAIKLAAEQYFDCVFVDPTPLNDVRPVVLEIWRGLKKDQHRPYMVLLAKAAEREAAIGRGCNDVLLKPLDAKALETVVGNAARLNYYYSVFQQEVGDYFPETAIGVLGQKAFEQLFLASVDRGFRYGERNCVMFIRVKNFEELLKSGGEKAAKEALDKLGEKISWIRRQSDVVGHICPDTFGILMQRPIYETEVYDAFSRFQEKTKEFVATLPEKHRPEVHLSVVELPYGAILCDDGDTRFSKLDNG, encoded by the coding sequence ATGCGTATTCTGATTATCGACCGTGATCCCTTATCCATCAAACTGATGTCGTCGAAACTGGGGCAGGCGGGGCATGAGGTCGTTTGTGACGACAGCAAGCAACGCGCCATCAAATTGGCGGCGGAACAGTATTTTGATTGTGTCTTTGTCGACCCGACGCCGCTGAATGATGTGCGTCCCGTGGTGCTGGAAATCTGGCGCGGCCTGAAAAAAGACCAGCATCGCCCTTATATGGTGTTGCTGGCGAAAGCGGCGGAACGCGAAGCGGCCATTGGGCGCGGCTGTAATGATGTATTGTTAAAACCTTTGGATGCGAAGGCGCTGGAAACCGTGGTCGGCAATGCGGCGCGGCTGAATTATTATTACAGCGTTTTTCAGCAGGAGGTTGGTGATTATTTCCCCGAAACGGCAATCGGCGTATTGGGGCAAAAAGCCTTTGAGCAACTGTTTCTGGCGTCGGTTGATCGCGGGTTCCGTTACGGTGAGCGCAATTGCGTCATGTTTATCCGCGTCAAGAATTTTGAAGAGCTTTTAAAAAGCGGCGGCGAGAAAGCGGCGAAAGAGGCTTTGGACAAGCTGGGCGAGAAAATCTCCTGGATTCGTCGCCAGAGCGATGTTGTCGGTCATATCTGCCCCGATACTTTCGGGATTCTGATGCAGCGCCCGATCTATGAAACGGAAGTTTATGACGCGTTTTCCCGTTTTCAGGAAAAAACCAAGGAATTTGTCGCGACACTGCCGGAGAAACACCGCCCTGAAGTGCATCTGTCCGTTGTTGAGCTGCCTTATGGTGCGATTCTTTGTGATGACGGTGATACGCGTTTCTCCAAACTGGATAACGGATAA